In Mytilus edulis chromosome 6, xbMytEdul2.2, whole genome shotgun sequence, the following proteins share a genomic window:
- the LOC139526418 gene encoding uncharacterized protein, with translation MKLVQLPKGNQRGIIGQCVSIPTDVQKTVQIYPRSDDETQLVRCKLKRKQSYIGYCQYEFVSTNKICKGIKCIKERNPLYKDIAFNDKWHDNLPQDLEDMTATEEGNKRHSEISKVQDETKEHDQDKQQQEGENVEGYESNPEILEEVNTTERDKEQQHEEVHNIKDRGFPSDTCLQPVDIGQEILDQHFDDIFCVAPGEGSTPVSMMTEVGNESMSFPAQFPEGLFGSFDNNRSVHLTRTRYFHARLLSGDMRFSTDSSYIFYAQYLSELEQVISKVSIALRKSSGKYTAGNNITASMLTDRNQLKSLLSTDQGYNFLTPIRGTPPYWQSVLKDLLATIRQLGIPTWFATFSAADMRWSEIINLLMEQQQSTQSFDDLDWTAKSEILRLIPVMNAVMFDHRFHTFLKEIIIKRSIVGKVKDHFHRIEFQQRGSPHAHCLFWIEDAPLLDKADDQTVCDFVDKYVTCELPNNTEDPELHEIVSSVQQHSKHHTKSCKKKGTTCRFHFPRPPSEKTFISRRQSLADPQLKKPPQ, from the coding sequence ATGAAACTTGTTCAACTACCGAAAGGGAACCAAAGAGGCATAATCGGCCAATGTGTTTCGATACCAACAGATGTACAAAAAACAGTGCAAATTTATCCTCGTTCTGATGATGAAACACAGCTTGTCCGATGTAAACTCAAGAGGAAGCAGTCATACATAGGTTATTGCCAGTATGAATTTGTAAGTACCAACAAGATATGCAAAGGgataaaatgtataaaagaaagAAATCCATTGTATAAGGATATAGCTTTTAATGATAAATGGCATGACAATCTACCACAGGATCTTGAAGATATGACAGCAACAGAGGAAGGGAATAAAAGACATTCTGAAATATCAAAGGTACAAGACGAAACAAAAGAACACGACCAAGATAAACAACAGCAAGAAGGTGAGAATGTCGAAGGATATGAAAGCAATCCTGAAATATTAGAGGAAGTCAATACAACTGAACGCGATAAAGAACAGCAACATGAAGAAGTTCACAATATCAAAGACAGAGGATTTCCATCTGATACATGTCTGCAGCCAGTAGATATAGGGCAAGAGATACTTGATCAACATTTTGACGATATTTTTTGTGTTGCACCAGGTGAAGGTAGTACACCTGTGAGCATGATGACAGAGGTAGGGAATGAATCAATGTCCTTTCCTGCACAGTTTCCTGAAGGATTGTTTGGGTCATTTGATAACAACAGATCAGTTCATCTCACAAGAACAAGGTACTTCCATGCAAGGCTCTTAAGTGGTGATATGAGATTTTCAACTGATTCGTCATACATATTTTATGCACAGTATCTTTCAGAACTTGAACAAGTAATATCCAAAGTTTCGATAGCTCTACGAAAGAGCAGTGGCAAATATACAGCAGGTAATAATATCACAGCTAGTATGTTGACGGATAGAAATCAATTGAAAAGTCTGTTGTCTACAGACCAGGGCTACAATTTTTTAACTCCCATTCGAGGTACTCCTCCATATTGGCAGTCAGTTTTAAAGGACCTATTGGCAACAATTCGCCAGCTAGGAATACCAACATGGTTTGCCACTTTTTCTGCTGCTGATATGAGATGGTCAGAAATTATTAATCTACTTATGGAACAACAGCAAAGTACTCAATCTTTTGATGATCTTGATTGGACAGCAAAATCTGAAATATTGAGGTTAATTCCTGTCATGAACGCTGTCATGTTTGATCACAGGTTCCACACCTTCCTTAAGGAGATAATCATTAAGCGTAGCATTGTTGGCAAGGTAAAGGACCATTTTCATAGGATAGAGTTTCAACAACGTGGCTCTCCTCATGCACACTGTCTTTTTTGGATAGAGGATGCACCGTTGCTCGATAAAGCTGACGACCAGACAGTGTGCGACTTTGTTGACAAATATGTCACGTGTGAATTACCAAATAACACAGAGGACCCAGAGCTTCATGAAATAGTTAGCAGTGTTCAGCAGCACAGCAAACATCATACTAAGTCTTGTAAAAAGAAAGGCACCACCTGTAGATTTCACTTTCCGCGTCCACCCTCAGAAAAAACGTTTATCTCAAGACGTCAAAGCCTGGCAGATCCACAATTAAAAAAACCTCCACAATAG